The Streptomyces cathayae DNA segment CCTCCAGACGCGCGGGTGGGGGAAGGCCGAATTCGCCCGGCTCATGCAGAAGCACGGGAGGTCGCTCGGGACCCCCCTGGCGACCAACCGGACGACCGTATGGAAGTGGGAGCAGGGACAGGAGCCGGATGCGGATGCCCAGCGTGTCCTCGCCGACCTGCTGCGCGTCCCGGACGAACAGGTGCGCGCGGAAGGATGGCCCCGGTGGCTCCCGGTCTGGGAGGTGACGGGGCTCACCGCTCCGTGGACCGAGGCCGGTACGGTCGAGGCACTGTCCGATCTGGTGGGGAGTGGCCGCATGGACCGCCGGGGCTTTCTCACCATCACCGGCGCCGCCTTGACGGGGCTCGCGGCGAGCTGGGTGGACGCACCCTCCGCCTTCGCCTCGGCGCTCAACGGTGACCGGGTCACGGACACGATGGTCTCGACGATCGAGCAGCGTATCTGCACCCTCCGCACGCTCGACGACCAGCTCGGAGGCGCCCGGCTTCTGGAGCAGGCACGCGGTGATCTCGCTCTGGTCACCGGTCTCCTCAGCGGTGGGCGGTACACCGACAGGGTCCGCCTCCGCCTGTACGCGCTGGCGGCCCGAGTGTCGCACCTGACCGGCTGGATGGCCTACGACGCCGGCCTGCGATCCGCCGGCCAGCGCTACTACGTCGGCGCCCTGCGCAGCGCCCGTACCGCCGGGGACGACGCCTTCGGCGCCTTCATCCTCGCGGAGATGGGAGTGCACGTCTCCGAGGCCGGACGCACCGCCGAGCGGGTCGACCTCATCTCGACCGCCATCGACAACGCTCCCCGTTCGCTGTCGTCCTGCACCCAGTCCTTCCTCTACCTGCACAAGGCCGAGGCGCTGTCACGCGACGGCTACCACCGCAAGGCCGGAACGGCACTGAACCGCG contains these protein-coding regions:
- a CDS encoding transcriptional regulator — its product is MPGEPLAVHPLSFVLQTRGWGKAEFARLMQKHGRSLGTPLATNRTTVWKWEQGQEPDADAQRVLADLLRVPDEQVRAEGWPRWLPVWEVTGLTAPWTEAGTVEALSDLVGSGRMDRRGFLTITGAALTGLAASWVDAPSAFASALNGDRVTDTMVSTIEQRICTLRTLDDQLGGARLLEQARGDLALVTGLLSGGRYTDRVRLRLYALAARVSHLTGWMAYDAGLRSAGQRYYVGALRSARTAGDDAFGAFILAEMGVHVSEAGRTAERVDLISTAIDNAPRSLSSCTQSFLYLHKAEALSRDGYHRKAGTALNRATSLWERDAAEENPDWLDWFGEAQLRSTEGKVLLRSGQVERATSSLQTSVESAAPRDKAVRSSRLAEARLVGGDLEGALDAANYGAGLLEDSVSSVRALDRLKEFSARLEPHKSAPSVREFRERLQELPVAV